In Kaistella faecalis, a genomic segment contains:
- a CDS encoding RagB/SusD family nutrient uptake outer membrane protein — MKFFNKTSIFVAAATVVLSTAVSCEREYLATDPTDSVSSSTVYSTVANMSTVINGMHRNMHLRQNASQGQNGATHILIYMDVMGEDLIFPATGPNWFVSTIRWLDNANANSANVFYPYDFFYEQIRMANDLINYGPAAAGDATERERVMGEAYAFRAYSYFMLNQIYAKRYIPGSTNTHLGVPLRLDDSMDAIPRATLEANYTQIKADLQQSITLLNGKARSNKSHFNVNVVKGLMARVALTTGDYANAATYANEARQGFALMNNTVYKSGFNSYAVSEWMWGYKPVAATSDYFGNFHAYMSRNYNSSQIRQAPKVVNKLLFNSFPATDVRTQVIDPTGAHTSLNLPSTYLKVPYTSQKFLSVNAEGAIDANTSLGDIPFMRSAEMYLIEAEALARNNQEAQSKVVFTQLEQNRNPAYVTSTKTGQAYIDEILTSRRLELWGEGFRFLDLKRLNLPLDRTNTNYAPVVVNNLITVPAADKLWTWLIPQAEIDASKGLVEQNEL; from the coding sequence ATGAAATTTTTCAATAAAACATCAATTTTTGTAGCTGCCGCAACTGTAGTACTTTCCACGGCAGTATCCTGTGAGAGAGAGTATCTCGCAACAGATCCGACAGATTCGGTGAGTTCATCGACCGTATATTCCACCGTTGCTAATATGTCCACAGTGATTAACGGGATGCACCGTAATATGCACCTGCGTCAGAATGCAAGTCAGGGCCAAAATGGCGCAACCCATATCTTAATTTATATGGACGTAATGGGTGAAGATCTTATTTTTCCGGCAACTGGACCGAACTGGTTTGTAAGCACTATAAGATGGCTGGATAATGCGAACGCTAATTCTGCGAATGTCTTCTATCCTTATGATTTCTTCTATGAGCAAATCAGGATGGCTAACGACCTTATCAATTATGGTCCTGCAGCTGCAGGTGATGCTACCGAAAGAGAGCGAGTAATGGGTGAGGCTTACGCTTTCCGTGCATATTCTTACTTCATGCTGAATCAGATTTATGCTAAAAGATATATTCCAGGCAGTACAAACACTCACTTGGGGGTTCCTTTAAGATTGGATGATAGCATGGATGCTATTCCTCGTGCTACCTTGGAAGCTAATTATACCCAAATCAAAGCTGATCTTCAGCAGTCTATAACACTACTCAACGGTAAAGCAAGATCTAACAAATCACACTTTAATGTAAATGTGGTAAAGGGCCTTATGGCGAGAGTTGCGCTTACAACAGGAGACTACGCAAACGCTGCCACTTATGCAAATGAAGCAAGACAAGGCTTTGCACTAATGAACAACACTGTGTATAAATCTGGATTTAACAGCTATGCTGTAAGTGAATGGATGTGGGGCTATAAACCGGTTGCTGCAACTTCTGATTACTTCGGTAACTTCCATGCATATATGTCCAGAAATTACAACTCTTCTCAGATCCGTCAGGCACCGAAAGTTGTCAACAAACTTCTTTTCAATAGTTTCCCTGCAACGGACGTAAGAACACAGGTAATTGATCCTACGGGAGCGCATACTTCACTCAATTTGCCTTCAACTTATCTTAAGGTACCATACACCTCACAGAAATTTCTTTCTGTAAATGCAGAGGGTGCCATTGATGCAAATACAAGTTTAGGTGACATTCCTTTCATGAGATCAGCCGAGATGTATCTTATTGAGGCGGAAGCTTTGGCAAGAAACAATCAGGAAGCACAGTCAAAAGTGGTGTTCACACAGTTAGAGCAAAACAGGAACCCTGCCTATGTGACGAGCACAAAAACTGGTCAGGCATATATCGATGAAATTCTTACAAGCAGAAGACTTGAGCTTTGGGGTGAAGGTTTCAGATTCCTCGACTTAAAGAGGCTGAACTTGCCATTGGACAGAACAAATACGAACTACGCACCTGTTGTAGTGAATAACTTAATTACTGTTCCTGCAGCCGATAAGCTTTGGACATGGCTCATTCCTCAGGCGGAAATTGATGCATCGAAAGGACTTGTTGAGCAGAACGAACTTTAG
- a CDS encoding SusC/RagA family TonB-linked outer membrane protein, translated as MNVKLRVLSIGAIFFAAQHLSAQSDTTKVQNIDEVVVVAYGTQKKSTLTGSNLQVGAKQIENRPVSNVLQALDGAGAGIQIAASSGQPGDAPAIRIRGAGSFLASNSPLIVVDGVPFSGNLNSINPNDIESLNVLKDAASTSLYGSSAANGVILVTTKRGKKNSSRVTLNSSTGIIGRFVQEYDRVDPKDYYLLTWEAMRNGRLLTAGQTLPTANAYATANLISGNLKTNVFNVPDNQLIVDGVFNPNAQLKYDDFDWADAIMGTGLRNEHSISYSGGNDKSTFYSSLNYMKEEGYVIKSDFERMTLRLNADSQVKPWLKLGTSLNGSFSSGSNAVDGENNNAAFVNPYRWTRGMGPIYSPYKHDPITGQRMYDADGNVMYDNGAMRGPDAASGRNVVWETLLNDNITDAYNIQGNVYAEAQILEGLTFRTNGSYNYRGTLNKTYTNTLIGDAIGIGSAARTAYFRRDFTWNQILTYNKSFGDHNFTLMGGHENFEEKYDYLYGYKRQQILEDQFEFDNFVDNSSLSSSFNRRSKEGYFGRANYNYQEKYLLEGSIRWDGSSRFRDEVRWQSFWSAGAGWVISRENFMNGIGQINFLKLRGSYGEVGNDTLASWYAFKSLYGIGYNNGTEAGTILSTVADPDVHWETKAQSDVALEFELFDRRVTGTLEYYNSETRDLLFATKKPLNAGVPGNEVVTNIGAMVNRGYEITLSADVIRNQNLKWNITAFGSTYENEVTKLDESFINGSKKIEQGKDIYAFYLRTWAGVDSSDGQGLFVLDPAKSVLNATDERTVNGQKVTTNQNKALLEYQGSAIPDFFGNVSTTVNFRNWELSAALNYQFGGLIYDTNYAALMTAYPQGGALHADMLDRWTTPGQITNVPVMNSSYTAGPAAASSRWLIDASYVMLRNATLGYNFNKDLVKSVGISNLKLFVSGENIWMTSKRKGLEPYQSFNGTTTNRYSTSRIVTFGLSTTF; from the coding sequence ATGAATGTGAAGTTAAGAGTATTAAGTATTGGGGCAATCTTTTTCGCGGCCCAGCACTTGTCGGCCCAGAGCGACACTACCAAAGTTCAGAATATTGATGAAGTAGTGGTAGTCGCTTATGGAACGCAAAAAAAATCAACATTAACAGGTTCTAACCTTCAAGTAGGTGCGAAACAAATTGAAAACAGGCCAGTTTCTAATGTCCTTCAGGCTCTGGACGGAGCGGGGGCAGGTATTCAGATTGCTGCATCCTCCGGTCAACCAGGCGATGCCCCTGCAATTAGAATCCGTGGCGCAGGTTCATTTTTAGCAAGCAACTCACCGCTGATTGTAGTAGATGGTGTACCGTTTTCAGGAAACTTAAATTCGATTAATCCCAATGATATTGAAAGTCTAAACGTTCTAAAAGATGCTGCTTCCACTTCATTATATGGTTCTTCGGCAGCTAACGGGGTAATCTTGGTAACTACTAAAAGAGGGAAGAAGAACTCCTCGCGGGTAACTCTCAATTCCAGTACTGGTATTATTGGTAGATTTGTACAGGAGTATGATCGTGTTGACCCGAAAGATTATTATTTGCTTACATGGGAAGCAATGCGAAATGGAAGATTACTGACTGCAGGGCAGACTTTGCCTACTGCTAATGCTTATGCGACAGCAAACCTTATTTCAGGTAATCTTAAAACTAATGTCTTCAATGTCCCGGATAACCAATTGATTGTTGATGGCGTTTTTAATCCAAATGCGCAACTGAAGTATGACGATTTTGATTGGGCTGATGCAATCATGGGAACAGGCTTGCGTAACGAACACAGCATCTCATACTCTGGAGGTAATGATAAAAGTACTTTTTACTCATCTCTAAATTACATGAAGGAAGAAGGTTATGTAATAAAATCCGACTTCGAAAGAATGACACTCCGTTTAAATGCTGATTCTCAAGTTAAACCATGGTTAAAATTGGGGACAAGTCTTAATGGATCTTTCTCTAGCGGTTCTAATGCAGTAGATGGCGAAAATAATAACGCAGCATTTGTAAACCCTTATAGATGGACACGTGGCATGGGCCCGATCTATAGCCCTTATAAACATGATCCTATTACAGGTCAAAGGATGTACGATGCTGATGGAAACGTAATGTACGATAACGGAGCTATGCGTGGACCTGATGCAGCATCCGGACGAAATGTTGTCTGGGAAACACTACTGAATGACAATATTACTGACGCCTACAATATTCAGGGTAATGTGTATGCAGAAGCACAGATTTTGGAAGGGCTAACTTTCCGTACTAACGGATCATACAATTATAGAGGAACTCTTAATAAGACCTACACCAATACTCTAATTGGTGACGCGATAGGAATTGGTTCTGCGGCCAGAACTGCCTATTTCCGCAGAGATTTTACATGGAACCAGATCTTGACTTACAACAAGTCTTTTGGAGATCACAACTTCACCTTAATGGGAGGTCATGAAAATTTTGAAGAAAAGTATGACTATTTATATGGCTACAAGAGGCAACAAATTCTTGAAGATCAATTCGAATTCGATAATTTCGTAGACAACTCATCACTAAGTTCATCATTCAACAGAAGAAGTAAGGAGGGTTATTTCGGGCGTGCGAATTATAATTATCAGGAGAAATACCTTCTTGAAGGATCTATCCGTTGGGACGGTTCCTCACGCTTCAGAGACGAGGTAAGATGGCAGTCTTTCTGGTCAGCAGGAGCAGGATGGGTAATTTCAAGGGAAAACTTCATGAACGGCATCGGTCAGATTAACTTCTTGAAGTTGAGAGGATCTTACGGCGAGGTTGGAAATGATACCCTGGCCAGCTGGTATGCATTTAAATCATTATACGGAATTGGTTATAATAACGGAACCGAAGCCGGAACCATACTTTCAACCGTAGCAGATCCAGATGTTCACTGGGAAACAAAAGCACAAAGCGACGTAGCGCTGGAGTTTGAATTATTCGACAGGAGAGTTACAGGTACTCTTGAGTACTACAACTCTGAAACACGTGATCTTCTTTTTGCAACGAAGAAACCGCTTAACGCAGGTGTACCTGGTAACGAAGTCGTGACAAATATTGGTGCAATGGTTAACAGAGGTTATGAAATTACACTTTCAGCAGACGTAATCCGTAATCAAAACTTAAAGTGGAATATTACCGCATTTGGTTCAACTTATGAAAATGAAGTAACCAAACTTGACGAATCCTTCATTAACGGATCGAAGAAAATTGAACAGGGGAAAGACATTTACGCATTCTATCTTAGAACCTGGGCTGGAGTAGATTCTTCTGACGGACAAGGACTTTTCGTGCTGGATCCTGCTAAATCTGTACTGAATGCTACTGATGAAAGAACAGTAAATGGACAGAAAGTTACTACCAACCAGAATAAAGCATTGCTGGAATACCAGGGATCAGCAATACCAGATTTCTTTGGAAATGTTTCTACAACAGTCAATTTCAGAAACTGGGAACTATCTGCAGCGCTTAATTATCAATTTGGCGGATTGATCTATGATACAAATTACGCAGCTCTGATGACAGCTTATCCTCAAGGTGGTGCGCTTCATGCGGATATGCTCGACAGATGGACGACCCCTGGTCAAATTACAAACGTGCCCGTAATGAACTCATCATATACTGCCGGTCCTGCTGCAGCTTCTTCAAGATGGCTGATCGATGCGAGCTATGTAATGTTGAGAAATGCAACGTTAGGGTATAACTTCAATAAAGATCTTGTAAAATCGGTTGGAATTTCGAATCTGAAACTTTTTGTAAGTGGTGAGAATATCTGGATGACAAGCAAGCGAAAAGGTTTGGAGCCTTATCAGTCATTCAACGGTACCACTACTAACAGATACTCCACTTCCAGAATTGTTACCTTTGGTCTTAGTACAACCTTCTAA
- a CDS encoding RagB/SusD family nutrient uptake outer membrane protein, with protein MKKILVLSSLMGLLLTTTACREEFLQSEPTETLANPPAQAKLNGLYLMMVNTGTGGTTGHDDYGQKGYDLVSDMLSADMVLSGVTYGWYRNIANLTATTDFTNNANYQPWRYYYRIAYAANDVIAGLGGNDSVPATASDKSAMGQAKAMRAYAYFYLTQYFTTKYDPAAPAIPLYLDAGVQAQPKAKQSEIYAQIVKDLTEAVTLLNGFGRANKGVINQDVAKGLLAYTYAAMGENAKAATLSQELITKFPMTTKEGTVYNEVTASGGGFNDLRTSSWMWGFDLTEANDLDLISWWGQQDVFSYSYSWVGDAKAVDYDLYDAIRLDDVRKNQFATVVEFDPTFDPKNPNAASYLLNSDGTFVLNASGEKILSSTKYPKGYVLEHAKFDPVNNTADYMKVSRGAISYEAVPVNKFYAPERTVGGQRIITTDYLFMRADEFHLLAAETLAKSGNAGEAKTILKNFLTHRITDVSYIDDLSGTALLNEIYLQTKIELWGEGKSYLAMKRNKATIKRGPNHLFFAGQTFSYDDDRLSMDIPQAEINNNPKLK; from the coding sequence ATGAAAAAAATACTTGTATTAAGTTCCCTAATGGGACTGCTTTTAACTACAACTGCATGTAGAGAAGAGTTTTTGCAAAGCGAGCCAACGGAGACATTGGCAAACCCACCAGCTCAGGCTAAACTGAACGGACTTTACCTAATGATGGTAAATACCGGTACAGGTGGTACTACAGGTCACGATGATTACGGACAAAAAGGTTACGACCTTGTATCCGATATGTTGTCAGCAGATATGGTACTTAGTGGCGTAACCTATGGTTGGTACAGAAATATCGCTAACCTTACAGCGACTACAGACTTTACCAATAATGCTAACTATCAGCCGTGGAGGTATTATTACCGAATTGCTTACGCTGCGAATGATGTTATCGCCGGCTTAGGTGGAAACGATTCTGTTCCGGCAACTGCTTCAGACAAATCTGCAATGGGTCAGGCTAAAGCAATGCGTGCTTATGCTTACTTTTACCTTACCCAGTATTTCACTACGAAATACGATCCGGCGGCTCCGGCGATTCCTTTGTATCTCGATGCAGGAGTACAGGCTCAGCCTAAGGCAAAACAGTCTGAAATTTATGCACAGATTGTAAAAGACCTTACAGAAGCGGTAACTTTACTAAATGGTTTTGGCCGCGCTAACAAAGGGGTGATCAATCAGGATGTAGCAAAAGGTTTATTGGCTTACACTTATGCGGCAATGGGCGAAAATGCGAAAGCAGCTACATTGTCCCAAGAGCTTATTACTAAGTTCCCAATGACAACTAAAGAGGGAACTGTTTATAACGAAGTGACGGCGTCCGGTGGTGGATTTAATGACCTTAGAACAAGCAGTTGGATGTGGGGCTTTGATCTGACAGAAGCTAATGATTTAGACTTAATTAGTTGGTGGGGTCAGCAAGACGTCTTCAGTTATTCTTACTCATGGGTGGGTGATGCAAAAGCAGTAGATTATGATCTTTATGATGCCATCAGATTGGATGATGTTCGTAAAAACCAATTTGCTACAGTTGTTGAATTTGACCCTACATTTGATCCCAAAAACCCTAATGCAGCAAGTTATTTGCTAAATTCCGATGGAACATTCGTTTTGAATGCAAGTGGAGAGAAAATTTTGTCCAGTACTAAATATCCAAAAGGATATGTGTTGGAACATGCAAAATTTGATCCTGTCAATAATACTGCTGATTACATGAAAGTTAGCAGAGGCGCAATTTCATATGAGGCAGTCCCTGTAAATAAATTTTATGCTCCAGAAAGAACGGTTGGAGGTCAACGAATTATAACTACAGACTACTTATTTATGCGTGCAGATGAGTTCCATTTGTTAGCAGCAGAAACGTTGGCTAAATCCGGAAACGCGGGTGAGGCAAAAACAATCCTTAAGAACTTCCTTACCCATAGAATTACTGACGTAAGTTACATTGATGACTTAAGTGGTACAGCATTGTTGAACGAAATTTATCTGCAGACAAAGATTGAACTTTGGGGTGAAGGTAAAAGTTACTTAGCAATGAAGAGAAATAAGGCAACCATTAAGAGAGGTCCTAACCACCTATTCTTTGCAGGTCAAACCTTTAGCTATGATGACGACAGATTGTCAATGGATATTCCACAAGCGGAGATCAATAACAATCCAAAACTTAAATAG
- a CDS encoding SusC/RagA family TonB-linked outer membrane protein, translated as MNVKFKVLGAGVLFFLGGGFALAQTDSTRVAEVDEVVIVGYTAVKKEDYTGSVSKVGSENISKKNVSNVAQALTGEAAGVRVITTSGQPGSEPSIRIRGFGSVSGNREPLYVLDGIPFNGNVSAINPDDIENMTVLKDATATAIYGSRGANGVVLIQTKKGRSGRDVVTIDTRIGFNAPLIPRYDVIRSPEQYIGLSWEALYNQGKLSGSADPIAYANARLFSTAGIRTQYNMWNANAAQLIDPTTRTVRDGVSRKYSPEDWRDYGFQTSMRSETNFSISGGEGKTTYYTGIGYLKDEGYTINSKYERYSGRLNLTHQAKSWLKGEFNMGYAYSDTDRNGQTEDSGSIFWFVDNIPSIYPLFLRNAQGGFVADQYYGGNQFDYGNGRGFGALTNSIADATYNLDNRKKHEINANFFLKADITKKLSFETRLGGQYYNNSRNDYSNPYYGSSASQFGSLYKVRTELFSHNFLQLLRYMNRFGNHGVQAFVAHESTDWKYNYLSASKYGLVIPDGGEFNNAINQNPAYSYMYNYALESYFGQAMYDYAGKYLVSASVRRDGTSRFLNDKWDTFYSVGAGWVVNKENFMQDNSVFDKLKFKASYGTVGDQAGVGYYPGYNVYNPGNFMGIPGGAFDRIGYPDLTWEKSKTFDAGMEFTLFKSRIIEGAVDYYHKTTDNLIFDNRLAPSTGNAIMKVNDGLLVNQGIEFTLTGHVVNKEDFYVDLSLNGEWLNNKLTRMPIDATTGQQKVIDLAESGFGRSIGHSLYDFYMREWAGVNPETGAAMWNVSYTDNNGNGKFDSGEQILSLTEFLNQNPGATVLNATTENYTQATQKYVGKSAIPDLRGAFSLNAGYKAVSLSAQFLYGIGGYSYDGAYGALMHNSVIGNNNWHTDIMDRWQNPGDVTDVPRLTSNRTGDTNYNSMSTRFLTKSDYLVLNNVRLAYNMPNKYFTGLGLNGLTISLTGDNLWIQTKRKGFNPTTSETGNSNTYRYSPLSTITFGVKTNF; from the coding sequence ATGAATGTAAAGTTTAAAGTGCTAGGAGCAGGAGTCCTTTTCTTTTTAGGAGGAGGTTTTGCATTAGCTCAAACTGATTCAACAAGGGTAGCTGAAGTTGATGAAGTAGTAATCGTTGGATATACTGCTGTAAAGAAAGAAGATTACACAGGATCCGTTTCTAAAGTGGGTAGCGAGAACATTTCGAAGAAAAATGTATCCAATGTCGCGCAAGCCTTAACAGGTGAGGCCGCTGGTGTTAGAGTAATTACAACATCAGGCCAGCCAGGCTCAGAACCGTCAATCAGAATTAGAGGATTTGGTTCAGTAAGTGGTAACAGAGAACCATTGTATGTTTTAGACGGTATTCCTTTTAACGGTAACGTTTCTGCAATCAATCCCGATGACATCGAAAACATGACTGTACTGAAGGATGCAACTGCAACTGCTATTTACGGTTCCAGAGGTGCTAACGGTGTTGTATTGATCCAGACTAAAAAAGGAAGATCAGGAAGAGACGTGGTAACAATTGATACCAGAATCGGTTTCAATGCGCCGCTTATTCCTCGATATGACGTAATCCGTAGTCCAGAGCAATATATCGGTCTTTCCTGGGAAGCCCTTTATAACCAAGGGAAACTCAGCGGAAGTGCAGATCCAATTGCTTATGCAAACGCACGTTTGTTCTCTACCGCAGGTATTAGAACACAGTACAATATGTGGAATGCCAATGCAGCTCAACTTATTGACCCAACGACACGTACAGTAAGAGATGGAGTTTCCAGAAAATACAGTCCGGAAGACTGGAGAGATTACGGTTTCCAAACCTCAATGAGATCCGAAACCAACTTCAGCATCAGTGGTGGTGAGGGTAAAACTACGTACTATACAGGTATCGGTTATTTGAAAGATGAAGGATATACTATCAATTCTAAATATGAGCGTTACAGTGGTAGATTAAACCTTACTCATCAGGCAAAATCCTGGTTGAAAGGTGAATTCAACATGGGTTATGCCTATTCTGATACGGACAGAAACGGACAGACTGAAGACAGTGGAAGTATCTTCTGGTTCGTAGATAACATCCCATCAATCTATCCTTTATTCTTAAGAAATGCACAGGGAGGATTTGTTGCAGATCAATATTATGGCGGTAATCAGTTTGATTACGGTAATGGTAGAGGTTTCGGAGCTTTAACCAACTCTATTGCAGATGCGACGTACAATCTGGATAACAGAAAAAAACACGAAATCAACGCAAACTTTTTCTTGAAAGCTGATATTACCAAAAAATTGAGTTTCGAAACAAGACTTGGTGGTCAGTATTATAATAACTCCAGAAACGATTATAGTAACCCATATTATGGAAGCTCCGCATCGCAGTTTGGATCATTATATAAAGTGCGTACAGAGTTATTCTCTCATAACTTCTTACAATTGTTGCGTTATATGAACCGTTTCGGGAACCATGGTGTTCAGGCATTTGTGGCACACGAAAGTACAGACTGGAAGTACAACTACCTATCTGCATCTAAATACGGTCTTGTAATTCCGGACGGTGGCGAATTCAACAACGCTATTAACCAGAACCCGGCTTATTCTTACATGTATAACTATGCACTAGAAAGTTATTTTGGCCAGGCAATGTATGATTACGCAGGAAAATATTTAGTTTCTGCAAGTGTTAGAAGAGACGGTACTTCCAGATTCTTAAATGACAAATGGGATACGTTCTACTCCGTAGGCGCAGGTTGGGTTGTAAACAAAGAGAACTTTATGCAGGATAACAGCGTTTTCGATAAGCTTAAATTCAAAGCAAGCTACGGAACTGTCGGTGATCAGGCTGGTGTAGGTTATTACCCGGGATACAATGTATATAATCCTGGTAACTTTATGGGTATTCCAGGCGGTGCATTTGATAGAATTGGATATCCTGATTTAACTTGGGAAAAATCCAAAACTTTTGATGCCGGTATGGAATTCACCTTATTCAAAAGCAGAATCATTGAAGGTGCTGTAGATTATTATCACAAAACTACCGATAATTTGATTTTTGATAACAGACTTGCTCCTTCTACGGGTAATGCTATTATGAAAGTAAACGATGGTCTTTTGGTTAACCAGGGTATTGAATTTACTTTAACCGGTCACGTAGTTAATAAAGAAGACTTCTACGTAGATCTTTCATTAAACGGAGAATGGTTAAATAATAAACTTACCAGAATGCCGATTGATGCAACCACTGGTCAACAAAAAGTGATAGATTTAGCAGAATCAGGATTTGGTAGATCAATTGGGCACTCCCTGTATGATTTCTACATGAGAGAATGGGCTGGTGTAAATCCTGAAACAGGTGCGGCAATGTGGAACGTAAGCTATACAGATAACAACGGTAACGGTAAATTTGATTCAGGAGAGCAAATCCTTTCCCTGACTGAATTTTTGAACCAAAATCCAGGTGCAACTGTACTTAATGCTACTACTGAAAACTATACCCAGGCAACACAGAAGTATGTAGGTAAATCTGCAATCCCAGATCTAAGAGGTGCTTTTTCATTGAATGCTGGCTATAAAGCAGTATCTTTATCCGCACAGTTCCTTTACGGAATTGGTGGTTATTCATACGATGGTGCTTATGGTGCATTGATGCATAACAGTGTAATTGGCAATAATAACTGGCATACAGATATTATGGACAGATGGCAGAATCCTGGTGATGTAACCGATGTTCCTAGATTAACAAGTAACAGAACTGGTGATACCAACTATAACAGCATGTCAACCAGATTCTTAACAAAATCTGATTATCTTGTCCTTAACAACGTGAGGTTAGCATACAATATGCCAAACAAATATTTTACAGGACTAGGATTAAATGGACTTACTATTTCATTAACAGGTGATAACTTATGGATCCAAACGAAGAGAAAAGGATTCAACCCTACTACCTCTGAAACAGGAAACAGTAATACTTACAGATATTCACCACTTTCCACCATCACGTTTGGTGTAAAAACAAACTTCTAA